A section of the Rossellomorea marisflavi genome encodes:
- a CDS encoding MDR family MFS transporter, which yields MVLEQKGSKLVLAGLLLAILMSAMDNTIVATALGAIVADLNGADKFVWVTSAYMVAVMAGMPIFGKLSDMYGRKKFFVFGLFVFLLGSVLCGLSQSIVQLSIFRAIQGIGGGALMPIAFTIVFDIFPPEARGKMTGLLGAVFGSSSVFGPLIGAFLTDNFSWHWIFYVNLPIGLLSLIFILGSYKESPERSDQRIDWGGAITLVVAVVSLMFGLEFGGKEYAWTSWQILSLFAGFLIFFIAFLMIERKAAEPIISFWMFKKPLFASAQALAFLYGATFIILTILIPIFVQAVYGGSATNAGLVLTPLMLGSVFGSAVAGIAMSKTSYRNIMWISILSFIIGMALLSTVGPDTSRWLLTIYMVISGFGVGFSFSLLPNATIHKLEPRYRGSANSTNSFFRSLGMTIGITLFGAMQSKFFASNLEDAFGKSGGMASGDSSSLFSAEMRDKIPDEVLSKITQAMSDSITHTFAYALIPLGIAVVFVYLMGKSRLEISKTKPKKG from the coding sequence GTGGTACTAGAACAAAAAGGGTCCAAACTCGTCCTTGCGGGACTTCTTTTAGCCATCCTTATGTCTGCGATGGACAATACCATCGTTGCGACCGCTTTGGGCGCTATCGTCGCCGATTTGAACGGTGCAGATAAGTTCGTATGGGTAACCTCCGCTTATATGGTCGCGGTCATGGCGGGAATGCCGATTTTCGGGAAACTATCGGATATGTACGGCAGGAAAAAATTCTTCGTGTTCGGATTATTTGTGTTTCTGCTCGGATCGGTTCTGTGCGGTCTTTCACAAAGTATCGTCCAGCTCAGTATTTTCCGGGCCATCCAGGGAATTGGCGGGGGAGCTTTGATGCCGATTGCCTTTACCATCGTTTTTGATATCTTCCCTCCTGAAGCACGTGGGAAAATGACCGGGCTCCTTGGAGCAGTATTCGGTTCGTCCTCCGTCTTCGGACCGTTGATCGGGGCATTTTTGACTGACAATTTCTCATGGCACTGGATTTTCTATGTGAACCTTCCTATCGGTCTTCTTTCGTTGATCTTTATTCTGGGTTCATACAAGGAATCACCGGAACGGTCCGATCAGCGCATCGATTGGGGAGGGGCGATCACCCTCGTGGTGGCCGTCGTCAGCCTGATGTTTGGACTTGAATTCGGAGGGAAAGAATATGCCTGGACTTCGTGGCAGATCCTTTCTCTGTTCGCAGGCTTTTTGATTTTCTTTATCGCCTTCCTGATGATTGAAAGAAAGGCTGCAGAACCGATTATTTCATTCTGGATGTTCAAGAAACCGCTTTTTGCCTCTGCTCAGGCTTTGGCATTCCTGTATGGAGCGACTTTCATCATCCTGACCATCCTGATTCCGATCTTCGTTCAGGCGGTTTACGGGGGATCGGCAACGAATGCCGGTCTTGTCCTCACGCCCCTTATGCTTGGTTCCGTCTTCGGAAGTGCCGTGGCCGGAATTGCCATGTCCAAGACAAGCTACCGAAATATCATGTGGATCTCCATCCTTTCCTTTATCATCGGGATGGCCCTTCTATCAACGGTTGGTCCTGATACGAGTAGATGGCTCCTGACGATCTATATGGTCATCAGTGGATTCGGCGTAGGGTTTTCGTTCTCCCTTCTGCCAAACGCAACGATCCATAAGCTCGAACCACGCTACCGGGGTTCTGCCAATTCAACGAATTCATTCTTCCGCTCCCTAGGGATGACCATTGGGATCACACTGTTTGGTGCGATGCAATCAAAGTTCTTTGCATCGAATCTGGAGGATGCGTTCGGAAAATCAGGGGGGATGGCTTCTGGTGATTCAAGCAGCCTATTCTCAGCTGAAATGCGGGATAAGATACCTGATGAGGTTCTCAGCAAAATCACTCAGGCCATGTCTGATTCCATCACCCATACGTTCGCATATGCACTCATTCCACTTGGAATTGCCGTTGTGTTCGTTTACCTGATGGGGAAATCAAGATTGGAAATCTCTAAAACCAAGCCCAAAAAAGGCTGA
- the cspD gene encoding cold-shock protein CspD produces the protein MLQGKVKWFNAEKGFGFIEVEGQDDVFVHFSAIQGDGYKSLEEGQDVTFEIVEGARGPQAANVQK, from the coding sequence ATGCTACAGGGTAAAGTAAAATGGTTCAATGCCGAAAAAGGGTTCGGGTTCATCGAAGTTGAAGGCCAGGACGATGTATTCGTTCATTTCTCTGCGATTCAAGGCGATGGATACAAGTCTTTGGAAGAGGGACAAGACGTGACATTTGAAATCGTTGAAGGGGCCCGTGGACCTCAAGCAGCCAACGTTCAAAAGTAA